Below is a window of Moorella thermoacetica DNA.
TGGAAGCCATTGAGGGAGAATGTCATGAGCACTAATCTACCGGAGGATACCGGGGGCATGCTGACAGTCGCCCTGGCCGGGTTGGAAGGGCAGCTGAATGAGGTCCTTAAGGAAACCCGGCGCCTGCGGGCCAGGGTCGCTGCCCTGGAAGAAGAAAACCAGCGCTTGCGGGCCATGATCCTGGCTGCCGGCGAGGGGGAGAGTGGGCGCCAGCAGCTGGTGCGCCTTTATAATGAAGGTTACCACGTCTGCCCGCCCCATTTTGCCCGGGTACGGGGTAATGAGGGCTGCCTTTTTTGCCAGAGTTTCCTGGAAAAGAAGGGGTTACTGCCCGATGGCTAGTCTCTACCTGGTGGGAACTCCCATCGGCAACCTGGAGGATATTACCTTCAGGGCTTTGCGGGTCCTGAAGGAAGTAGACCTTATCGCCGCCGAAGATACCCGGCATACCCGGGAACTCCTGACCCATTATGATATTCACACCCCCCTGACCAGCTATCACCGTCACAACCTGGCCAGCAAGACCCCTTACCTGTTGGGGCTGCTGCGGGAGGGTAAGGATATCGCCCTGGTTTCCGACGCCGGCCTGCCGGGAATCAGCGATCCCGGGGAGGAACTGGTCCGGGCCACGGTAGCCGCCGGACTGCCGGTGGTACCGGTACCCGGGGCGAATGCCGCCCTGACTGCCCTGGTGGCCTCCGGTTTGCCCGCTGGTCGTTTTGCCTTTGAAGGCTTTTTGCCCCGGGCCGGGAAGGAGCGCCGGGAACGCCTGGCCGCCCTGGTGGGGGAAGAACGGACCCTGATTTTTTATGAGGCGCCCCACCGGCTAACTGCCACCCTGGATGACCTGGCGGCAACCCTGGGACCCAGGCAGGTGGCCATCGGTCGGGAGTTAACAAAAAAGTTTGAGACCATATGGCGGGGAACACTGCCGGAGGCCAGGGAGTATTTCCGGGATAACCCACCCCGGGGCGAACTTACCCTGGTGGTA
It encodes the following:
- a CDS encoding initiation control protein YabA is translated as MSTNLPEDTGGMLTVALAGLEGQLNEVLKETRRLRARVAALEEENQRLRAMILAAGEGESGRQQLVRLYNEGYHVCPPHFARVRGNEGCLFCQSFLEKKGLLPDG
- the rsmI gene encoding 16S rRNA (cytidine(1402)-2'-O)-methyltransferase, coding for MASLYLVGTPIGNLEDITFRALRVLKEVDLIAAEDTRHTRELLTHYDIHTPLTSYHRHNLASKTPYLLGLLREGKDIALVSDAGLPGISDPGEELVRATVAAGLPVVPVPGANAALTALVASGLPAGRFAFEGFLPRAGKERRERLAALVGEERTLIFYEAPHRLTATLDDLAATLGPRQVAIGRELTKKFETIWRGTLPEAREYFRDNPPRGELTLVVAGAPPAPRPAYDPARAAAEVADLEASGLDRKEAMARVARIYGQSRREIYRACLQAREGGQGGSGGLGEPATARGGSLPGDKAVSPSGD